One genomic segment of Desulforamulus reducens MI-1 includes these proteins:
- a CDS encoding CBS domain-containing protein, translating to MKEKRIKDLMTPIDEKFIIRVQDSLATAVNVMEQSLSLNGIASLLVIGAGQKPVGLLTFQDVIRAVGPKTLPTDKYFGGWNVSGFMIKPLLWEGLFTQRFKEEMRSPIHPWVKSLKEVSVKVDDTLMSAAQRFNQSGSNVLVVCKEENPVGFLSVDSLISEMYYLVDAYIKRNQLTS from the coding sequence GTGAAGGAAAAGCGAATTAAAGATTTAATGACACCGATTGATGAAAAATTTATCATTCGAGTACAAGATAGTTTGGCAACAGCAGTAAATGTAATGGAGCAAAGTCTTTCACTAAATGGTATTGCCAGTTTGTTAGTTATAGGTGCTGGTCAAAAACCAGTAGGACTTTTAACCTTTCAGGACGTAATAAGGGCTGTAGGTCCAAAGACACTCCCAACGGATAAATATTTTGGGGGATGGAATGTTTCTGGTTTTATGATTAAACCTTTACTTTGGGAGGGATTATTTACACAACGTTTTAAGGAGGAGATGAGATCACCGATACATCCTTGGGTAAAGTCTTTAAAAGAGGTTAGTGTTAAAGTAGATGATACGTTAATGAGTGCTGCACAAAGGTTTAACCAAAGCGGTTCCAATGTTCTGGTTGTTTGTAAGGAAGAGAATCCCGTGGGCTTCCTTTCGGTAGACTCTCTAATAAGTGAGATGTATTACTTAGTCGATGCTTATATCAAAAGAAATCAGCTAACTAGCTAA
- a CDS encoding WYL domain-containing protein: MDKNSTRKAKHNHSQNLEIVLKELRNFSDRGGAPLEYLALKCGVSTRQIYRYLNELQNLGYEILKTTHHDSEFPGGYTIREKERESAAELLLINMLSDLDILKNEMQYARFFLKEILIRTWMSRVGIIIPFDIPICFFDSEDAVCASRQTMVVSKTVEGSWEDIKIKVSAKVLSNVCQLLAGDISSKQKLKDGTFMLQIYTKRGREMIGLLTMWGSEVDIIEPGWLRYKVLENCKNILHANRLRRIDKNDMYSTKSKYLISY; this comes from the coding sequence TTGGATAAAAATTCTACCCGAAAAGCTAAACACAATCATTCTCAAAATTTGGAGATTGTGTTAAAGGAATTAAGAAATTTTAGTGACAGGGGAGGCGCTCCTCTGGAATATTTGGCACTGAAATGTGGTGTAAGTACAAGACAGATCTACCGTTATTTGAATGAACTGCAAAATCTGGGGTACGAAATACTTAAAACAACTCATCATGATTCTGAATTTCCCGGGGGATATACCATACGGGAGAAAGAACGGGAGTCTGCGGCGGAACTTCTATTAATCAATATGTTATCGGATCTGGATATTTTAAAAAATGAAATGCAGTACGCACGGTTTTTTCTTAAAGAAATATTAATACGAACATGGATGAGTCGGGTTGGAATTATTATTCCCTTTGATATCCCAATATGCTTTTTTGACAGTGAAGATGCAGTGTGCGCCAGTCGCCAGACTATGGTCGTGTCCAAAACCGTTGAAGGGTCTTGGGAGGATATAAAGATTAAAGTATCTGCCAAGGTACTTAGCAATGTCTGTCAATTGCTGGCTGGAGACATTAGTTCAAAACAAAAACTCAAAGATGGTACGTTTATGTTACAAATCTATACCAAAAGAGGCCGGGAAATGATTGGTCTTTTAACCATGTGGGGAAGTGAAGTGGATATTATTGAACCGGGATGGCTTCGTTATAAGGTCCTTGAGAACTGTAAAAATATCCTTCATGCCAATAGGCTAAGAAGGATAGATAAAAATGATATGTATTCTACAAAGAGCAAGTATTTAATCAGCTATTAA
- a CDS encoding SulP family inorganic anion transporter translates to MNILKYVPILDTLRNYDKKDFRFDFIAALTVAVVALPQTMAYAMIAGVHPAYGLYSGIVLTILASSFGSSNQLATGPTNAISLLIAAYMASFLGSDNFFGNLFLLTFLVGAIQFAMGTLRLGSLVNYVSHAVIVGFTAGAGIIIAMGQLNNLLGIKLPKGHLSSIDKVMACFQNLDKMNYVAFGVGIFTIAVILICKKINKNLPGALLGVVFSVILVMTLGLEQYGIKVVGKIPQAIPPLSMPNFSLSAAADLGAGALVIAIIGLVEAVSISKAIASKTLQKIDPNQEFIGQGIANMGGAFFSSIAGSGSFTRSAITFQNGGRTRLSGVLVGFIILLVLIFFAPYARYIPNASLAGVIMVVAYSMIDKKAVAKVLKTNRNDAVVLLVTMFTTILAPELEQAIYAGVALSLILYLKDSGVANVKTLAPVRANDGRFVEQAINGQNPSISIFQLEGNLYFGSSADLERKLSEGYSDSKVFMIRFKGISVIDITALEVIEAFINRAQGDDKRVILSGVTPKILKMLDKMHIVEHIGKDNIFMEDDEVFATSGKALDEASSFVRNVGYSSHERTAQA, encoded by the coding sequence ATGAACATTTTAAAGTACGTACCGATTTTAGACACCCTAAGAAACTATGATAAAAAGGATTTTCGATTTGACTTTATAGCAGCACTCACTGTAGCTGTAGTTGCCTTGCCTCAAACCATGGCCTATGCCATGATAGCAGGTGTACACCCTGCATACGGACTTTACTCTGGAATTGTATTAACGATTTTAGCTTCTTCCTTTGGTAGTTCGAACCAGTTAGCCACAGGACCGACTAACGCAATCTCATTGTTAATTGCTGCTTACATGGCATCATTTTTAGGAAGTGATAATTTCTTTGGTAATCTGTTTTTACTTACCTTCTTGGTTGGCGCCATACAATTTGCCATGGGTACCTTGAGGCTTGGTTCACTGGTAAACTATGTATCGCACGCAGTAATTGTAGGTTTTACGGCAGGTGCGGGTATTATTATTGCAATGGGGCAATTAAACAACCTATTGGGCATCAAGTTACCCAAAGGTCACCTATCCAGTATTGATAAAGTAATGGCTTGTTTCCAGAACCTTGACAAAATGAATTATGTTGCATTTGGTGTGGGTATTTTCACCATTGCGGTAATATTAATTTGTAAAAAAATTAACAAAAACCTTCCCGGTGCTTTGCTCGGTGTTGTTTTTTCTGTTATCTTAGTAATGACATTAGGTTTAGAGCAGTATGGTATTAAGGTAGTGGGTAAAATTCCCCAGGCCATACCACCCCTAAGTATGCCGAATTTTAGTTTGTCTGCAGCAGCTGATCTGGGTGCAGGAGCGTTGGTTATTGCCATTATCGGTCTTGTAGAAGCTGTGTCTATCTCCAAGGCCATTGCCTCAAAAACTCTGCAAAAAATTGATCCTAACCAAGAATTTATAGGTCAGGGTATTGCAAACATGGGCGGTGCTTTCTTTAGCAGTATTGCTGGTTCTGGATCCTTTACTCGTTCTGCTATCACCTTCCAAAACGGTGGTAGGACACGGCTGTCGGGTGTCTTGGTAGGTTTTATAATTTTGCTGGTTCTGATTTTCTTTGCTCCCTATGCCAGGTATATTCCTAACGCCAGTTTGGCTGGGGTGATCATGGTTGTGGCCTACTCCATGATTGATAAAAAGGCTGTGGCCAAAGTTCTAAAAACCAACCGAAATGATGCAGTTGTATTACTTGTTACCATGTTCACCACTATCCTTGCTCCAGAACTGGAACAAGCTATTTATGCTGGTGTAGCACTTTCGTTAATCCTTTACCTGAAAGATTCTGGTGTTGCTAATGTTAAGACCCTGGCACCAGTTCGCGCCAATGATGGACGTTTTGTTGAGCAGGCAATTAATGGTCAGAATCCCTCTATTTCCATCTTCCAATTGGAAGGAAACCTTTATTTTGGTTCATCAGCAGATTTAGAGAGAAAACTATCGGAAGGCTACTCGGATTCAAAGGTATTTATGATTCGCTTTAAGGGTATCTCTGTTATTGACATAACTGCCCTAGAGGTGATAGAAGCCTTTATCAACCGGGCTCAGGGTGACGACAAAAGGGTTATCTTGTCTGGTGTTACACCGAAGATTCTTAAAATGCTGGATAAAATGCATATCGTCGAACATATTGGTAAAGACAATATATTTATGGAAGACGATGAGGTATTTGCAACTTCCGGTAAGGCTCTGGATGAGGCAAGTTCATTTGTTCGAAATGTCGGCTATAGTAGCCACGAAAGGACTGCCCAAGCCTAA
- a CDS encoding CBS domain-containing protein translates to MPRNVEKKVRDIMVPIQDYATVFLENTLRDAMFVLKNTFYSGHMAGSQAHRSVLVFDNKKQLVGTLSFRDIITSLQMYCDGPQHWEGLFARICLNQAGKKVKDIMRPVEKERLQAEDSILDAIYMLTSKGLELVPVEENGNIIGMVRPVEIFKEVSELVEANVF, encoded by the coding sequence GTGCCCCGTAATGTCGAAAAAAAGGTTAGGGACATCATGGTACCAATTCAGGATTATGCAACTGTATTTTTAGAGAATACCTTACGAGACGCCATGTTTGTTTTAAAAAATACATTCTATTCCGGACATATGGCTGGATCACAGGCCCACCGATCGGTACTTGTATTTGATAATAAGAAACAATTAGTTGGGACTCTTAGTTTCCGTGATATTATTACTTCTCTTCAAATGTATTGTGATGGACCTCAACACTGGGAAGGACTGTTCGCCCGAATTTGTTTAAATCAAGCAGGCAAGAAGGTAAAAGATATTATGAGGCCAGTTGAAAAAGAACGACTTCAAGCAGAGGATTCCATATTGGATGCTATCTACATGCTAACCAGTAAAGGGCTAGAGTTGGTTCCAGTGGAGGAAAATGGAAATATTATTGGAATGGTGAGGCCCGTTGAAATTTTTAAAGAAGTAAGTGAGTTAGTGGAAGCAAATGTTTTTTAG